The following are encoded in a window of Leptospira selangorensis genomic DNA:
- the murJ gene encoding murein biosynthesis integral membrane protein MurJ has product MSQAARRSFALSFYTLVSRILGVFRDHFMAVSFGTGTVASAFSVAYRLPNMFRNLLAEGTLSQSFMPLYSDAEKDGVVAARKMSGAVLSFLFVILLSFVVIVFTFSPFALPILVGGTAEYSGLVIELTYILFFLIVTASLSSIYMAISNVKNRFFVPSLSPIILNLSYLTVFLGIFPFVDWELLTKVRVLCFAIVAGGIIQLGVQAWYVSKNGEGPIFSWNYKHPAISKIFKLMLPAAVGGGFYQLGLLVDIFLANYVQNTNPGLGAVVSLDYAQRLVQLPTGIIGVALATTTLPALLSSLKQNKHSEVPKEMLGVLGFAGFLTAPAALGIGILAGPILDSIYYGGRWDHLATETTILPLVFYSLAVPFYSMNKVLISTYYAFQDTKTPLRVQAFTFVLNLTLNFSLIFFLKHSAIALSSAVSTVVTWTLLSGYLKKHEVAFPWEGFLSKIAKLILPLLAMAAFLFFYKEMIHPWALGFLSEKGLSYANSSRISLCAAILPGMAIFFLISLLLGLEEIRLIAGKIFRKK; this is encoded by the coding sequence TTGTCCCAAGCAGCCAGAAGAAGTTTCGCTCTTTCTTTTTACACCCTCGTTTCCAGAATTTTAGGAGTGTTCCGTGACCATTTTATGGCCGTGTCTTTCGGGACAGGCACAGTGGCCTCTGCATTTTCAGTAGCTTATAGATTGCCCAATATGTTCCGCAATCTATTGGCAGAAGGAACTCTTTCCCAATCTTTCATGCCATTATATTCGGATGCGGAGAAGGACGGAGTAGTCGCCGCTCGAAAGATGAGCGGTGCCGTATTAAGTTTTCTTTTTGTAATTCTTCTAAGTTTCGTAGTTATCGTTTTTACATTTTCTCCATTTGCGCTTCCTATTCTGGTAGGAGGAACTGCAGAATATTCGGGTCTTGTAATAGAACTTACCTATATACTATTTTTCTTAATCGTTACTGCAAGTTTGTCTTCGATCTATATGGCGATCTCCAACGTCAAAAATAGATTTTTTGTTCCTTCTCTTTCGCCTATCATTCTGAATTTAAGTTATCTCACTGTGTTTCTTGGGATTTTCCCTTTTGTAGATTGGGAACTTTTGACTAAGGTGAGAGTTCTTTGTTTTGCGATCGTAGCGGGAGGGATCATACAATTAGGAGTCCAAGCCTGGTACGTTTCCAAAAACGGAGAAGGTCCGATATTCTCCTGGAATTATAAACATCCGGCTATTTCAAAAATATTTAAACTAATGTTGCCTGCAGCAGTCGGAGGTGGTTTTTACCAGCTTGGACTTTTGGTGGATATTTTTCTAGCAAACTATGTGCAGAATACGAATCCGGGTTTAGGTGCGGTTGTTAGTTTGGATTATGCACAGAGGTTGGTACAACTTCCTACCGGTATCATTGGAGTGGCACTTGCCACCACAACTTTACCTGCGTTACTTTCTTCTTTAAAACAAAACAAACATTCCGAGGTTCCCAAGGAAATGTTGGGGGTTTTGGGATTTGCAGGATTTTTGACTGCGCCTGCCGCTCTGGGAATCGGTATCTTAGCCGGACCAATTTTGGACTCCATATATTATGGAGGAAGGTGGGATCATTTAGCTACGGAAACTACGATATTACCTTTGGTATTTTATTCATTAGCTGTTCCTTTTTATAGCATGAACAAAGTTTTGATCTCCACGTATTATGCATTTCAAGATACTAAAACTCCTTTGAGAGTCCAAGCATTCACATTCGTTTTGAATCTCACTTTAAACTTTTCTTTGATTTTTTTTCTAAAACATTCCGCGATCGCATTGTCTTCTGCCGTATCAACCGTAGTGACTTGGACCTTACTTTCCGGTTATTTAAAAAAGCATGAAGTCGCTTTTCCTTGGGAAGGGTTTCTTTCCAAAATTGCAAAACTGATCCTGCCACTTTTAGCAATGGCTGCATTTTTATTTTTTTATAAAGAAATGATCCATCCTTGGGCTTTAGGTTTTCTCTCCGAAAAGGGCTTAAGTTATGCGAATTCTTCCAGGATCTCGCTTTGTGCCGCAATTCTTCCCGGCATGGCAATTTTTTTCCTGATCAGTCTGCTTTTGGGTCTGGAAGAGATAAGGTTAATAGCTGGAAAAATATTTCGCAAGAAGTAA
- a CDS encoding LA_1737 family protein — protein MIRNFLKNFYTKIGSAILFFPVLLICLSFEIHATDYFDTLTSEKKPILGSDKEDKYTFKVSPFASIENWGPHYSLNLLVLYTYTDYPKFKQTSFFPLFDHISAKENKSYKSYLFPIYYAQRIQDSQSDSEVNYSLFHYNSFESRGEKFSESWISFPSFLPLFGRSKTIESGKEESFYFAVPFLFFRNRNLNDDWNHFLIFHWGEDKESSYGSILPLVYWGSGKRKFNFTLFPIFFYNTLYNSYSDKEDFHFTIFPLFSYNSWNSGEEGSFFTPLFGQTWKETPQLGGGGKEEEKISYYLALFLNRNYHNGELQNYNANIPILFSRKWEKGGKSDTNIALIGGWSANEKGDYSSSYLFPLVFHKKNEYLYIFPAYFDNGTEKYGLLPIPFYHKRTATEIDFYALNSYYSNDWHGNSKFLFFPLYYHSFTPNQSKVITPLSYYSSDALGTTTLFPWFLYYRNKEKEASQNYFINTYLSWDDQGKFQRGFFFPLWFYKSGDYFHFIPLWAKGNQAGNEYTWIIPLFTYWNKTRTWVGPFYSRKSEIGGQYERWILFPFWYFYRDSWQGAKSESYTLLPIFQWNDTSEYKELITPLSYSKEYKTKFEKYSLVTLYERYDTDQESRRRIYPFYFSNTTNEYSYWNVLGLMGRGFDKAGDSRYTYLFPFYFYKRDSFHLVLPLFLKFGNDDDNHKHFGLFHYYNTSTEKDNTWIWPALWFTNIDKVRKEEFTTKFLLYWNWNTPRSKGNIVLPFYLKYEEADKTLELVLAYSSSQTLGNFGAGAGSTEKEYYLDTDVSLFYNLFSISTRTSISKERFEFWKSKHPVEEIPVETIKKDTAADKKEEKDGLAKYKSLTRESVRSFWGMSALFGIFSYERGDDRHHLRLLPLAWYSWSEKNSDKVSLFAPFYFWGKIADESYFAAGFILPVYARQSKGSDFQESYLLFAFLRGKQGEVRDYSVLWPITRFYTSPDAWGFRIFPFVAHDESKDHSRTISPLYYYKRIVEGNTTTRFFHSLPLLLFLYHSGSESSQNQDLFQEKSYSLLIPFYLSYGSKIKIPSEEAFVSKFYTLLSAYSNKRELNGEESSSLLTPFYYYSRYKGASETSEQATKLDFLFFPTIYYKRNISESTLFVLGYYKESSPSVSKWNFLGLVSSSDEKKGERVSNYFHIFPFYFSGSEKEGEKVVESYTTIPILYYGYRKGNGSGWNVLGLLSGSGSDQESSFAIYPLYSNKEKNIPNLLKERVTWGLLYYSDRTEFQTGSWNSFNANPFGIFSSSGSKSLETSSSFYFLPIPLLYSYSEKQTLENREYFKREVTFLKLIDYSKSESVYFKEGSADKVADQWRDFSAFFLFSNTLHTVKDLKKEETTSMYFKSYLFPVYRFESESDPFKKEKHLNFLLITDYKSGNSGLERLVVGPAFYLDNSERTAYGLAPLAFYRKSKESRFWFAFGFYSYKDTDWDRWGFAGIFDTNYENYQKRRNLNFFLGLIHTELEEQRTKVAIFGGLLGGYERRPDYSDTNFLWLRWKSVPGETLANFLPVYYYHSDPSGTATLIPPVLGYFSSEKDGRFDMLGLGLLYYRNQKISKEEDLMLVGPGLFYYRQYGNNMNGLHAMGILAIPGMGGLLWDWEYETKTKYSKYSILHLLYSHTVTKDGKEIDRIFSIKL, from the coding sequence ATGATTAGAAATTTTCTGAAAAATTTTTATACTAAAATCGGGAGCGCTATTTTATTTTTTCCGGTTCTTCTGATTTGTTTATCTTTTGAGATCCATGCTACGGATTATTTTGATACTCTTACTTCGGAAAAGAAACCTATATTAGGAAGTGATAAAGAAGATAAGTATACTTTTAAAGTTTCCCCATTCGCGAGTATAGAAAATTGGGGGCCGCATTATTCTTTGAATCTGCTGGTTCTTTATACTTATACTGATTATCCTAAGTTTAAGCAGACTAGTTTTTTTCCTTTATTCGATCATATATCCGCAAAAGAAAACAAATCTTATAAATCCTATCTTTTTCCGATCTATTATGCGCAGCGCATCCAGGACTCTCAATCCGATTCTGAAGTAAACTATTCCTTATTTCACTATAACTCTTTCGAATCCAGAGGAGAAAAATTTTCGGAGAGTTGGATATCTTTTCCTTCTTTCCTTCCTTTGTTTGGTAGAAGCAAAACGATTGAAAGTGGCAAAGAAGAATCCTTTTATTTTGCAGTTCCTTTTCTGTTTTTTCGAAATCGGAACTTGAATGATGATTGGAACCATTTTCTGATCTTTCATTGGGGAGAAGATAAGGAATCTTCTTACGGTTCCATCCTTCCTTTGGTGTATTGGGGTTCCGGTAAAAGGAAATTCAATTTCACTCTTTTTCCGATCTTTTTCTATAATACATTATATAATTCTTATTCTGATAAGGAAGATTTTCATTTTACCATCTTTCCTTTATTCTCTTATAATTCTTGGAATTCAGGGGAGGAAGGTTCCTTTTTTACTCCACTTTTCGGTCAAACTTGGAAGGAGACTCCTCAACTAGGAGGTGGCGGGAAAGAAGAGGAAAAAATTTCCTATTATTTGGCATTATTCTTAAATCGTAACTATCATAATGGTGAATTACAAAATTATAATGCAAATATCCCGATCTTATTCAGTCGGAAATGGGAGAAGGGAGGTAAATCCGATACAAATATAGCATTGATCGGTGGTTGGAGCGCAAACGAAAAGGGAGATTATTCTTCTTCTTATCTATTTCCTCTCGTGTTCCACAAAAAGAATGAATATTTATATATTTTCCCCGCGTATTTCGATAATGGCACGGAGAAATATGGTTTATTGCCTATTCCATTTTATCATAAACGTACTGCGACTGAGATCGATTTTTATGCATTAAATTCTTATTATTCTAATGATTGGCATGGAAATTCTAAATTTTTATTTTTTCCTCTCTATTATCATTCATTTACGCCAAATCAATCTAAAGTAATCACTCCTCTTTCCTATTATTCTTCGGATGCTTTAGGAACGACTACCTTGTTTCCTTGGTTTTTATATTATAGAAATAAGGAAAAAGAAGCCTCTCAGAATTATTTTATAAATACTTATCTTTCTTGGGATGACCAAGGGAAATTTCAGCGTGGATTTTTCTTCCCTCTTTGGTTCTATAAATCTGGGGATTATTTTCATTTTATTCCTTTGTGGGCAAAGGGGAATCAGGCTGGGAATGAATATACTTGGATCATTCCATTATTCACTTATTGGAATAAGACTCGAACTTGGGTAGGTCCATTTTATTCCAGAAAAAGTGAAATCGGCGGTCAATATGAAAGGTGGATCTTATTCCCATTCTGGTATTTTTACAGAGACTCATGGCAGGGAGCTAAATCTGAAAGTTATACACTTCTTCCTATCTTCCAATGGAACGATACCTCCGAATACAAAGAACTAATAACTCCTTTGTCTTATTCAAAAGAATATAAGACAAAGTTTGAAAAATATTCCTTAGTTACATTATACGAAAGGTATGACACCGATCAGGAGTCCAGAAGAAGGATATATCCGTTTTATTTTTCAAATACTACCAATGAATATTCCTATTGGAACGTTCTAGGACTTATGGGTAGAGGTTTTGATAAAGCGGGAGATTCCAGATATACTTATTTGTTTCCCTTCTATTTTTATAAACGGGATAGTTTTCATTTAGTTTTGCCTTTATTTTTGAAGTTTGGAAATGATGACGATAATCATAAACATTTCGGTCTTTTTCACTATTATAATACTTCGACTGAGAAAGATAATACTTGGATCTGGCCTGCTTTATGGTTCACTAATATTGATAAGGTCCGCAAAGAGGAATTTACTACTAAATTCCTTCTTTACTGGAATTGGAATACTCCGCGTAGCAAAGGGAATATCGTACTCCCTTTTTACTTAAAATATGAAGAAGCAGATAAAACTTTAGAGCTTGTGCTTGCTTACTCTTCTTCCCAAACTCTTGGTAATTTCGGGGCAGGGGCAGGTTCTACTGAAAAGGAGTATTATTTAGACACTGATGTTTCTCTGTTTTATAATCTTTTTAGTATATCAACTAGAACTTCCATTTCCAAAGAACGTTTCGAATTTTGGAAATCTAAACATCCAGTTGAAGAGATACCAGTCGAAACGATTAAAAAAGATACGGCTGCAGACAAAAAGGAGGAGAAGGACGGTTTAGCAAAATATAAATCATTAACAAGAGAATCTGTTCGTTCTTTCTGGGGAATGAGTGCCTTGTTTGGGATTTTTAGTTATGAAAGAGGCGATGATCGTCATCATTTACGACTTCTTCCTTTGGCTTGGTATTCTTGGTCTGAAAAAAACTCGGACAAGGTGTCTTTGTTTGCGCCTTTTTATTTCTGGGGTAAGATAGCAGATGAATCCTATTTTGCTGCCGGCTTTATTTTGCCTGTTTATGCTCGGCAGTCTAAAGGATCAGATTTCCAAGAATCCTACTTACTATTCGCTTTCTTAAGAGGAAAGCAGGGAGAGGTAAGGGATTATTCAGTTCTATGGCCGATCACTAGATTTTATACTTCACCGGATGCTTGGGGCTTTAGGATCTTTCCTTTTGTTGCTCATGATGAGTCTAAAGATCATTCTCGCACAATTTCTCCTTTGTATTATTATAAACGGATCGTAGAAGGAAATACTACCACCAGATTTTTTCATTCTTTACCTTTGCTGTTATTTTTATATCATTCCGGTTCTGAATCCAGCCAGAATCAAGATCTATTCCAGGAAAAATCCTATAGTCTCTTAATACCGTTTTATTTGAGTTATGGTTCTAAGATCAAAATCCCATCGGAAGAAGCATTTGTATCCAAGTTTTATACATTATTATCCGCTTATTCTAATAAGAGAGAATTGAATGGAGAGGAATCGTCTTCTCTTCTCACTCCATTCTACTATTATTCCAGATATAAGGGTGCTTCTGAAACTTCGGAACAGGCAACTAAACTGGACTTTTTATTTTTTCCAACGATTTACTATAAACGAAATATCTCGGAAAGCACACTTTTTGTATTAGGATATTATAAAGAATCTTCTCCTTCCGTTTCTAAGTGGAATTTTCTGGGCCTGGTATCTTCTTCCGATGAGAAAAAAGGAGAAAGGGTCTCTAACTATTTTCATATATTTCCTTTTTATTTTTCAGGGTCGGAGAAGGAAGGGGAGAAGGTTGTAGAAAGTTATACTACTATACCGATCCTTTATTACGGTTATAGAAAAGGAAATGGTTCCGGATGGAATGTATTAGGATTATTAAGCGGTTCTGGTTCGGACCAAGAAAGTTCTTTTGCGATCTATCCTCTCTATTCTAATAAGGAAAAAAATATCCCGAATCTACTTAAAGAAAGAGTTACTTGGGGACTTTTGTATTATTCAGATAGAACCGAATTCCAAACAGGAAGTTGGAATTCATTCAACGCGAACCCTTTCGGGATCTTTTCCTCTTCCGGAAGTAAAAGTTTAGAAACTAGTTCTTCTTTTTACTTTTTACCAATCCCACTTTTATATTCTTATTCTGAGAAACAAACTTTGGAAAATCGAGAATATTTTAAAAGGGAAGTGACCTTTCTGAAATTGATAGATTATTCCAAATCTGAATCCGTTTACTTTAAAGAGGGTAGTGCGGATAAGGTTGCGGATCAATGGAGGGATTTTAGCGCATTCTTCCTTTTTTCGAATACATTACATACAGTGAAGGATCTTAAAAAAGAAGAAACGACTAGTATGTATTTCAAATCTTATCTTTTTCCGGTATATAGATTTGAATCTGAGAGCGATCCTTTTAAAAAGGAAAAACACTTAAACTTTTTGTTAATTACCGATTATAAATCCGGAAATTCCGGTTTAGAAAGATTAGTGGTCGGTCCCGCTTTCTATTTGGACAATTCGGAACGTACCGCATACGGATTGGCTCCTCTCGCATTCTATAGGAAAAGTAAAGAGTCCAGATTCTGGTTTGCATTCGGTTTTTATAGTTATAAGGATACTGATTGGGATCGCTGGGGATTTGCGGGAATTTTTGATACAAACTATGAGAACTATCAAAAGAGAAGAAATCTAAACTTCTTCTTGGGTCTGATCCATACAGAATTGGAAGAACAAAGAACCAAAGTTGCGATCTTTGGCGGACTCTTGGGTGGATATGAAAGAAGGCCTGATTATTCGGATACGAATTTCCTTTGGTTGCGTTGGAAATCAGTTCCGGGAGAGACCTTGGCGAATTTTTTACCGGTCTATTATTATCATTCGGATCCATCCGGAACTGCAACTTTGATACCTCCGGTCCTTGGATATTTCTCTTCTGAAAAAGACGGAAGATTCGATATGCTCGGATTAGGATTATTATACTATAGAAATCAAAAAATTTCCAAAGAAGAAGATCTGATGCTCGTAGGCCCTGGATTATTCTATTATAGACAGTATGGGAATAATATGAACGGATTACATGCTATGGGAATTTTGGCGATCCCTGGAATGGGAGGTCTTCTCTGGGATTGGGAATACGAGACTAAGACCAAATATAGCAAATACTCTATTCTACATTTATTATATAGTCATACGGTCACCAAGGATGGAAAAGAGATCGATAGAATATTCAGCATCAAGTTATAA
- the groL gene encoding chaperonin GroEL (60 kDa chaperone family; promotes refolding of misfolded polypeptides especially under stressful conditions; forms two stacked rings of heptamers to form a barrel-shaped 14mer; ends can be capped by GroES; misfolded proteins enter the barrel where they are refolded when GroES binds) translates to MAKIIEYDETARRKLLEGVNKLANAVKVTLGPKGRNVVIDKKFGSPTITKDGVTVAKEIELEDAIENMGAQMVKEVSTKTNDVAGDGTTTATILAQSIVNEGLKNVTAGANPMALKHGIDKAVNAAVESIKKRSVKIENKKDIANVATISANNDKDIGNLIADAMDKVGKDGVITVEEAKSIETTLDVVEGMQFDRGYVSPYMVTDPEAMIATLSDPYILIYDKKISSMRDLLPVLEKVAQAGRPLVIIAEEVEGEALATIVVNTLRKTISCVAVKAPGFGDRRKAMLEDIAILTGGQVISEDLGMKLENATVQQLGRAKKVTVDKENTTIIEGQGASKDIQGRVGQIKKQIEDTTSEYDREKLQERLAKLAGGVAVIHVGAATEVEMKEKKHRVEDALSATRAAVEEGIVPGGGLTLLKAQEAVAGLKLEGDEATGAKIIFRALEEPIRMITSNAGLEGSVIVEQAKSKKGNEGFNALTMVWEDLLQAGVVDPAKVVRSALQNAASIGSMLLTTEVTITDKPEKDGGGMPPMGGMGGMGGMGGMM, encoded by the coding sequence ATGGCAAAAATTATCGAGTATGATGAAACAGCTAGACGTAAACTTTTAGAAGGCGTCAACAAACTTGCAAACGCTGTAAAAGTTACCCTTGGTCCTAAGGGAAGAAACGTAGTAATCGACAAAAAATTCGGATCTCCAACCATCACTAAGGACGGAGTTACCGTAGCAAAAGAAATCGAACTAGAAGACGCTATCGAGAACATGGGCGCTCAGATGGTAAAAGAAGTTTCCACAAAGACGAATGACGTTGCTGGAGACGGAACTACCACCGCTACAATTCTCGCTCAATCCATCGTTAACGAAGGATTGAAAAACGTTACCGCTGGTGCAAACCCTATGGCACTTAAACACGGTATCGATAAAGCGGTTAATGCAGCAGTAGAAAGTATCAAAAAACGTTCAGTTAAGATCGAAAACAAAAAAGATATCGCTAACGTTGCGACTATCTCCGCAAACAACGACAAGGATATAGGAAATCTGATCGCAGATGCTATGGACAAAGTCGGAAAAGACGGAGTTATCACTGTAGAAGAAGCAAAATCTATCGAAACCACTTTAGACGTGGTAGAAGGTATGCAATTCGATCGTGGATACGTTTCTCCTTATATGGTAACCGATCCTGAAGCAATGATCGCTACTTTAAGCGATCCTTATATCCTGATCTACGACAAAAAGATCTCTTCTATGAGAGACCTTCTTCCTGTATTGGAAAAAGTCGCTCAAGCAGGAAGACCTTTAGTAATCATCGCAGAAGAAGTAGAAGGAGAAGCATTAGCTACTATCGTAGTAAACACTCTTCGTAAAACTATCTCTTGCGTGGCTGTTAAAGCTCCTGGATTCGGAGATCGTCGTAAAGCGATGTTGGAAGATATCGCAATCCTTACCGGCGGACAAGTGATTTCCGAAGACCTCGGAATGAAATTAGAAAACGCAACAGTTCAACAACTGGGACGTGCTAAAAAAGTTACCGTGGATAAAGAAAACACCACTATCATCGAAGGACAAGGTGCTTCTAAAGATATCCAAGGCCGCGTAGGTCAGATCAAAAAACAGATCGAAGATACTACTTCCGAGTACGATCGCGAAAAACTTCAAGAGCGCCTAGCTAAACTTGCTGGCGGTGTTGCAGTGATCCATGTTGGTGCAGCTACTGAAGTAGAAATGAAAGAGAAAAAACACCGTGTGGAAGACGCACTTTCAGCTACTCGCGCTGCAGTAGAAGAAGGAATCGTTCCTGGTGGTGGATTAACTCTTCTAAAAGCTCAAGAAGCAGTTGCAGGTCTTAAATTAGAAGGCGACGAAGCTACTGGAGCAAAAATCATCTTCCGCGCATTAGAGGAACCGATCCGTATGATCACTTCTAACGCTGGTCTGGAAGGATCCGTAATCGTAGAGCAAGCAAAGAGCAAAAAAGGAAACGAAGGTTTCAACGCTCTTACTATGGTTTGGGAAGATCTACTACAAGCTGGAGTCGTTGACCCTGCGAAAGTAGTTCGTTCTGCTCTCCAAAACGCTGCTTCTATCGGATCAATGTTGTTAACTACAGAAGTTACAATCACCGACAAACCTGAAAAAGACGGTGGCGGAATGCCTCCTATGGGTGGAATGGGCGGTATGGGAGGAATGGGCGGCATGATGTAA
- the groES gene encoding co-chaperone GroES: MAIKPLGDRVLVEPKQDAEEKIGSIFVPDTAKEKPQEGKVVEVGSGRYEDGKLIPLEVKAGDVVLYGKYSGTEIKSEGKEYLIIRESDILAIVKK; this comes from the coding sequence ATGGCGATTAAACCGCTAGGTGACCGTGTTCTGGTCGAGCCTAAACAAGACGCTGAAGAAAAAATCGGCAGCATCTTCGTTCCTGATACGGCTAAAGAAAAACCGCAAGAGGGAAAAGTTGTAGAAGTAGGAAGCGGACGTTATGAAGACGGAAAGCTTATACCACTAGAAGTTAAAGCTGGTGATGTCGTTCTATACGGCAAATATTCCGGAACTGAAATTAAATCCGAAGGTAAAGAATACTTAATCATCCGCGAAAGCGACATTCTTGCCATCGTGAAAAAGTAA
- a CDS encoding deoxyribodipyrimidine photolyase, with protein sequence MFSERNLIRVREGNKKPVLEEGEYILYWIRANRRLAWNHSLDYSIHLSKKFKKPLVIFESIMMDFEWSSPRLQQFLLEGICDTAEDATRIGLTYWPFVETKEHSLSEIVPGILEKASIVVTDDFPCFFLPEHEEKISEILNCKLLLVDSNSITPLASYEKSFGYARVLRPKLHDRFVESYVHRSNPKPNPKGIPSSDHLKKPKFLFSGKKEDISSYLSKMRSQFPNVLPVTGKAGGRREGLKLLKKFLKEGLPFYSEERSEPRPPEKTKSSYLSPYLHFGMISVDEIVTAVLGSDPKIDWSPDILNHSYRGKNEGFFHPNPNINSFLDELLTWRELGYLLFYKEPSFRKDLSILPNWAKLSLEAHRGDKREYIYSKDEFEKATTHDPIWNAAQKELVLTGTIQNYLRMLWGKKVIEWSSSPEEAFRILEDLNHKYAYDGRDPNSYTGILWCFGAFDRPWSPERAVLGNIRYMSSDSTSKKFKIKPYLEYIQSLEGLSELRLFK encoded by the coding sequence TTGTTTTCAGAAAGAAATTTAATCAGAGTAAGAGAAGGGAATAAAAAGCCCGTCTTAGAAGAAGGAGAATATATTCTCTATTGGATCCGAGCGAATCGAAGGTTGGCTTGGAATCATTCTTTGGATTACTCCATCCACCTTTCCAAAAAATTTAAAAAACCTTTGGTAATCTTCGAATCCATCATGATGGATTTTGAATGGAGTTCTCCCAGGCTCCAACAATTTCTTTTAGAAGGAATTTGTGATACTGCAGAAGACGCAACCCGTATCGGTCTTACATATTGGCCTTTTGTAGAAACTAAAGAACATTCTCTTTCTGAGATAGTTCCAGGTATTTTAGAAAAAGCTTCTATTGTGGTTACGGATGATTTTCCTTGTTTTTTTCTTCCAGAACATGAGGAGAAGATTTCCGAAATCCTAAATTGCAAACTGTTGCTCGTAGATTCTAATTCTATCACTCCACTTGCTTCTTATGAAAAATCATTCGGATATGCAAGGGTTTTGAGACCTAAACTTCATGATAGGTTTGTGGAATCTTATGTTCATAGATCCAATCCAAAACCGAATCCAAAAGGAATTCCAAGTTCTGATCATTTAAAAAAGCCGAAGTTTCTATTTTCAGGGAAGAAGGAGGACATCTCTTCGTATCTTTCAAAAATGCGTTCTCAATTTCCGAATGTTCTTCCTGTTACTGGTAAAGCTGGGGGAAGAAGAGAGGGTTTAAAACTTCTGAAAAAATTCCTGAAAGAGGGACTTCCATTTTATTCGGAAGAAAGAAGTGAGCCTAGACCTCCTGAAAAAACTAAATCTTCCTATTTATCTCCTTATTTACATTTTGGAATGATCTCGGTAGATGAGATCGTTACTGCAGTTTTAGGATCTGATCCAAAGATAGATTGGAGTCCTGATATATTAAATCATTCTTATAGAGGAAAAAATGAGGGTTTTTTTCATCCGAACCCGAATATAAATTCTTTTTTAGATGAACTTCTGACCTGGAGAGAACTTGGTTATCTTTTGTTTTATAAGGAACCGAGTTTTAGAAAAGATCTCTCCATTCTTCCGAATTGGGCAAAACTTTCTTTAGAGGCTCATCGGGGGGATAAAAGAGAATACATATATTCAAAGGATGAATTTGAGAAGGCGACGACCCATGATCCTATCTGGAATGCAGCTCAGAAAGAATTAGTTCTTACAGGAACCATCCAAAATTATCTCAGGATGTTATGGGGTAAGAAAGTGATAGAATGGTCTTCTTCACCCGAAGAAGCATTTCGTATATTAGAAGATTTGAATCATAAATATGCGTATGATGGAAGGGATCCTAATTCTTATACCGGTATACTCTGGTGTTTTGGAGCGTTTGACCGACCTTGGTCCCCGGAAAGAGCAGTGCTCGGAAATATCCGTTATATGTCTTCTGATTCCACTTCTAAAAAATTCAAAATAAAACCGTATCTGGAATATATCCAATCTCTGGAAGGATTGTCGGAACTACGACTTTTTAAATAA
- a CDS encoding DUF962 domain-containing protein yields the protein MTENKKYETLQEFWPFYLREHSNKMNRVFHFIGTTCALVFIVSAIFYLNAWYLLGALFSGYFFAWIGHFFLEKNRPATFIYPFKSFVSDWRMYFCTITGQLGKELQKAGVK from the coding sequence ATGACTGAAAACAAAAAATACGAAACCCTACAGGAATTCTGGCCATTCTACCTGAGAGAACATTCAAACAAAATGAACCGGGTATTCCATTTTATAGGAACGACATGTGCTCTTGTGTTTATCGTTTCCGCAATCTTCTATCTAAACGCTTGGTACTTACTGGGAGCATTGTTTAGCGGATACTTTTTTGCATGGATCGGGCATTTCTTCTTAGAAAAAAACCGTCCTGCCACATTTATTTATCCGTTCAAATCTTTCGTAAGTGATTGGAGAATGTATTTCTGTACGATTACCGGACAACTAGGTAAGGAATTACAGAAAGCGGGAGTGAAGTAA